GATATTTTCagaacatttttcacaattttttttcggacttctTTCTTAATATTTTCAGGAGtgttttcggatattttttctcctcttcaaGCTTATCCTCCACCCATCTCCTCTAAGTTCCCGAAAACAAACCAAAGCCAATGTTATTTAAAATGGACTCTTCCAGCAGGAAAACACATTTACTGCAGTACAAGACCACATCTAATGAGGACAGTATATATCATTATTTCTGTTTATAGATTTCACTGATATACTGACTTTACAGTTATTAAAGGTATAAACATTCTAATCACATAATAGTATCAAATAACTCCAAAAACCCTTTGGGGCCTAAAAAGGACGCAACTCCAAGTCTTTGGTTCCAGATGTTTTTTATGCATATTGGAACACTTTATGCTCTGACCACAGGAGGGCGTTAAGAGACTGCCTTGTGAAATGTGACCAGGCATTAGCAGATACCTTGtgagattcaagattcaagattcaagagttttattcgTCACGTACTCATACAGgatgtgcagtgaaatgcaaAGTGGCAGTGCTCACAAGATTgtgcaaaacaacatcaactaAACAAATATTTTGGCAATGGCAATATTTACAGTGAGAGGGGTCTATATACAATatggaatataaatataagtgTGTGAATAGAATagtaatgagtgtgtgtgtattctctgtatgtagccctatgtgtgtgtgtgtgtgtgtgtgtgtgaacgtgtgtGGGTAAGAGGGGCAGCGTGTTGCGCGTGGTGGGCGCCCTGGAAAGGTCAGAGTTCACAGTACTGATGTCCTGGAGAAAGAAACTCTGTGTCAGTCTCTCTGTTTTGGCAGTGTGGCAGCGTGGCAGCATGGCTAAGGAGGCGCTTGCCTGACCGCAGCAGCTGGAACAGTCCGTTGTTTGGGTGGTGAGGATCCTTCATAATCCTGCAGGCTCTGGTTCTGCACCTCCCGGTGTACAGGTCCTGATTTCCACTCTAATCGTCCCTTTAATTGAAATAACATTCAGGTTAAGACAGAATCACATGCAACACTGCTCAAATGCCCTCGCAACTTACTCTACAGTGGCAAAAAGTCAGTTTACATGTTAATGCTTCAGTAATAATCCAATAACAGCAGATATTTAACACTGGCAGGGGCCATTCagctgcataatgagtacttgtacttttgATGCTTTAAGTCAGTTTTGAATTTATTACATAGCATTTTTGTAAAACtactattttttattcttaaatgATGGTGTTGCTACTTTACCAGCTAAAAGAGCTGATTACTTGGAGGACGCTTACTTCTAATGGAATGTTTTCCATTGTAGTATTACAAGTTTTACCTAAGTGATTTAAGAACTTATTTTttagacagactgacagacagacagatagataaatagatagatagatagatagatagactataatacacatcacacatcacacaaTACACATACTCGTTTATTTCAATGTAATCaacaataagaaaacaaaacaagaataaccaATAACATGAACAGTAAACAGTTACAACAAATTCTTAATAATATTAACAGAACAATAAATATTACAGGTCCAAAAAGGGGTAGGAAGAATTATACACCTAGACTGGGAAGAAGTATAGCCTAAACTTCTTTAAACggtatttcactcaaaaccattAAAATGAGTGATACAACTCCAAAGTACGATCTAAGTAGGAGTACTTGAATGCACCACAGTAGTAAACTTCCACATCCCGGTGTGACACTTTATTATGTAAGAGACGTTTATGATCGCTCAATAACTCCGGATAGGACTTGAAATGAGGGACAAGTCCAGCTGTTCCAGTGAACAACGCTTTAACCGAACTGCACATTTGAGATCATATTTTTACGTAACTAGCTAACGTTAATTCGGTAACGCCTCCTTGTCACCTCTGTGTTCGGTTCCAAAGTACAACTAACGTTAACGTCAGATTAGCGAGTTGATGTGAGAGTTCACCGGGTCAAAGTGTATTCTACCGGTTTGACCGGTTTGATTCCCACCGACTGTTAAACGTTAATGTCTGAAGTGTGTTTCTACAAGAAGCGACATGAGTGGAAGAGGAGAAACCACCGAGGAGCCGTCCTCCAGAGCCTCAGCTCCCTCCCAGGCTAACGTTACCGACCAACAGAAGAGGAAGAGCATTCTGAACGTGGTCTACCTCATCACTGCTCTGGACATCACATGGATGTTCTTACAGTTGTCTGTCACTCCTGTAAGTATTTCTGTTATTGCCCAGAGCAGGAAGCTGAGATTTACGAGCCGGCCGTGAATGTGAAAACGTTTCCGGAAACGCTGGGAATGTATTTGAGCCACTGACTGatgatttcattattattattcatgagCTGCTGTATACATCATGAGTGTTCTATTACACAGTAACAGTAGTTGTTGTTAGAGAGAGTAAAAACTCTCCATTAAAagtcaaagtcctgcattcacaaATGTACTTCAATAAATCTACATATGCTGCGGATTGTGAGCAACatgcacttaaagggactctatgtaaaaattagaaatgtcttgttaacaacgacacctgtggccgttgaatcaacgaaagtcagcgtcctgttgctcgcgcttgtgctcgctctgcatagacatgaacgagcatcgctcaaaacagtgaggagacacacgtcagctaaaaccacaatatcactctatatttcagctgcttggcagtaatgttagctgaccagacgaaggtctctccatgaatcactgctgatcctagtgttggcttttcctgcctccttACCGTGgctggagggaacaggggagacaccggagttttggtcagagacgataacgtttctctctgcggagccccgtcacttcacaagacacgggaaacctctgttggtctggaggagctgcagcagttatttctgcacaaacgtccactagctaaactaactcttctgcagtgtgttgtgtgcgcgcatgcacgtgagagtggggcgagctgagtgaaggcaggcagaggagcagagtacagcagagactctggccctggagaccaaagctacggtctcccccgcgtcctccgaccgcggccaacactgtttaacagacgggcttcactagatacaaccaagaggttttggtgcttccgtgtagtttgtgttggagtctgagtctgaacagcgtagccacacgcgagcgcgcatgggacaccgacctgcaatgatttatacgtgtaagaagttacaaacagtccctttaaatttacTTAATCAGAAATTATCATTATTGCAGTCATATTGGCTTACGTCATATGTTATATAACGatattcagtggtggaagaagtcttcagatcatttactaagtaaaattactaataacacactgtgaaaatactgttacaagtaaaagtcccccGCATCCTAGCAGAAATTACCTCAGATTTGTACTCGAGTACAGTATGTAAGTGAGTAAATGTAGcctacttagttacattcctcCACTGATAATACTGGATTATTACTTTGTTGATGCTTTTATCAACACTGACACATGAATATGTAAGTGGCACATGGTGGagcaaactttacattagacaTGAAACGATTAGGctagtcgattaatcaattagttaatACACAGAAAATTATTTGACTGATTTTaaggggactgtttgtaactctttaagcgtataaatgtaccgggttcgggacacatgcgcgctcgctcGCATATGCGCTTGCATGTGGCCGAAGCCTCTCCTCCGCTgcttgcttgccttcactcagacagcgcgcgcgcgttctcgctctgCTCGCTctgctcgctccacctctagacgtgaacgcgcgcacactccacactgcagaagagttagtttagctctgagaatatctagtgaatgtacagtggacgtttgtgcagaaataaatgctgcagctcctccagaccaacagaggttccccgtgtctcccgactgcgcccgcaggggaGAAACCGGCACCTGGTCGGACACGATAACGtgtctcgctgcggagctccgtcaccgacccgcttttcctgcttcagagcCTCGGCACCgacgctgaagcaggaagagccaacactaggatcagcattgattcatggagagaccttcgtctggtcagctaacattactgccaagcagctgaaatatagagtgatattgtgcttttagctgacgtgtgtcgcctcactgttttgagcgatgctcgttcatgtctatgtagagcgagcacaagcgtgagcaacaggacgctgactttcgttgacttaacggctactactcactgtacatacagtaaagAAACATCTTTACATGTACAGTGCATCTGGAAAGTATTCACAGCGCTTCACTTTTaccacattttgttatgttacaGCCTTATTCCAAAATGgattcaattaatttttttgttccTCAATTCTACACACAATACTgacaaagtgaaaaaagtttgtttaaaatcttttgcaaatttattaaaaataaagaacgAAAATATAACATGTACATAAGTATTCACAGCCTTTGCTCAATACTTTGTTGAAGCACCTTTGGCAGCAATTACAGCCTCAAGTCTTTTTGAGTATGATGCTAGAAGCTTGGCACACCTATTTTTGGGCAGTTTCTCCCATTCTTCTTTGCAGGACCTCTCAAGCTCCATCAGGTTGGATGGGGAGCGTCGGTGCACAGCCATTTTCAGATCTCTCCAGAGATGTTCAATCGGGTTCAAGTCTGGGCTCTGGCTGGGCCACTCAAGGACATTCACAGAGTTGTCCTGAAGCCACTCCTTTGTTATCCTGGCTGTGTGCTTAGGGTCATTGTCCTGTTGGAAGATGAACCTTCGGCACAGTCTGATGTCCAGAGCGATCTGGAGCAGGTTTTCATCAAGTATGTCTCTGTACATTACTGCAATCATCTTTCCCTCGATCCTGACTAGTCTCCCAGTTCCTGCCGCTGAAAAACACCCCCAAAGCATGATGCTGCCGCCACCATGCTTCACTGTAGGGATGGTATTGGCCAGGTGATGAGCGGTGCCTGGTTTCCTCCAGACATGACGCTTGGCATTCAGGCCAAAGAGTTCAATCTTTGTTTCATCAGACCAGAGAATTTTGTTTCTCATGGTCTGAAAGTCCTTTAGGTGCTTTTTGGCAAACTCCAGGCGGGCTGTCATGTGCCTTTTACTGAGGAGTGGCTTCCGTCTGGCCACTCTACCATACAGGCCTGATTGGTGGAGGGCTGCAGAGATGGTTGTCCTTCTGGAAGGTTCTCCTCTCTTCACAGAGCAACGCTGGAGCTCTGTCAGAGTGACCATCGGGTTCTTGGTCATCTCCCTGACTAAGGCCCTTCTCCCCCGATCGCTCAGTTTAGCCGGGCAGCCAGCTCTAGGAAGAGTCCTGGTGGTTCCAAACCTCTTCCATTTATGGATGATGGAGGCCACTGTGCTCATTGGGACCTTAAATGCTGCAGAAATGTTTCTGTAGCCTTCCCCAGATCTGTGCCTCGATACAATCCTGTCTCGGAGGTCTACAGACAATTCCTTGGACTTCATGGCTTGGTTTGTGCTCTGACATGCACTGTCAACTGTGGGACCTTATATAGACAGGTGTGTGCCTTTCCAAATCATGTCCAATCAACTGAATTTAGCgcaggtggactccaatcaaGTTGTATAAACATATCAAGGATGATCAGTGGAAACAGGATGCACCTGAGCTAAATTTTGAGTGTCATGGCAAAGGCTGTGAATACTTATGTACatgtgattttttgttttttatttttaataaatatgcaAAAATTAACAAACAAACTTTTTTCACGTTATCATTATGGGGTATTGTTTGTAAaattttgtggaaaaaaatgaatttaatcCATTTTGGAATAAGGCtgtaacataacaaaatgtggaaaaagtgaAGCGCTGTGAATACTTTCCGGATgcactgtacatactgtacataatcatccagtccatgtatatccattctgtatttatttatttgaactatttgtattgtttacaacttacaGAAAAGTTGAGTTGTATATAgacgttttattttatttcttattttattgttggtcattggtgctttttatataaattttatatttatataatatttatatacaccCATTTTTTCACTACTTACtgtacataacagtcctgtctattaTAGACCTTTaattgtccagctttgttgtccttgttcctagctggtattttttctatttctgtttaAGTATGTTTAGAGAGCTGCAGAAAACCGGAGTCAGATTCCTTCTATGTGTGTACTGATGTTGAGTACATTTATTGTGAATCATGTCccaatatattgtaattctttcCCCCAAAGGGAATAAAGGAAAAGTTGTAAACACGGGAATCCCTTTCATGGCTATCTTCCATCCCACATGGCATAAATGTGGCATCATATACACGATATCCAGTAAAAAGAGGGTCACCGGAATAAAGTCCCAGTTTGGATGTGTTGACTGGTAGAGGTGCTTTTCTTACCTGGCGGGAAAATAATCTGATACCTGCTctgaacatgttaacatgctacaTATGATTGTGTGAATTTGAatatgtattttcattatgtgtCTCTATAGTATTTGGCAAGGAAACTGGGCTTTGACACCTTGTGGATTGGTTATTTACAAACCATGGTCGGTGTAGTCCAGCTGATTGGGGGTCCTGTGTTTGGAAGGTGAGTTTCTGTTACAGCTACTTTAACAGACGTGCACAGAGGTTATTCTCTTCACAGAGGCTGCTGTTTTAATATCAGCGACCTACACATgctttctctgtttgttttttgtcggCAGGTTTGGAGATCTCTTCGGAGCGCGGGCAGCTTTGTCTCTGGCGTGTTCTGCTACAGTGGTTTTCTTTCTACTGCTGGCCATCGCAGAGAGTCCTGCCATGCTGTTCATCCACAAACTCCCTACAGTCTTCATGCATGCCCTGCCTGGTAAGCACCACTCATGTACAACCCTGCTCACTCAGTTTAACATGTTAAACCTAGATTATTGTTTGCTCTGGATTAATCATTCATTGTTATTTATCCGTTCCTTCTGCCTTTCTTGCATTGCTGACTTTGTGGCCAAACTAAGTCTGCAATTATGACGAGTATTAGAGccagtgttaaagggactgtttgtaagaatcagaaattgcttgttaacagcaacacctgtggctgttaagtcaacgaaagtcagcgtcctatTGCTCGCAGAGGAACTTACAtcgtacatactgcatactgagttcctcagtagtatgcagtatgtgacgattaaagtgatgtatttagcagtatgctagaccaggctttagcctttaaaccagctcttaaagcactggacaaaaaaactaactcatACCACTATTGCAATATTGTCGAAAAATATAACTTTGATTTAGTTGTTTCTGTTCTGTTAGTTTattttataagatactgcaggtttaaactatttattctaacagctcataatgaagtcagacaaacaggatcatcaacaaggggagacgggaaatataaaatattcatccacaacatttacgttactcaaactgctcaaactaaacagtggactgatctcctccagatattagaggaatgttaaaaagggtcatgttgtctcagcaggaatctctctgcccccgtcagaggctgctctttacctctcctcttccctctcctcttccctctcctcttcctctctcctcttctctctcctcttctctctcctcttctctctcctcttccctctccactctgctgctctgtggccgtctctccagcgagctacgcctgcgggcgattgtggagcttttcatcTCCAAAAAGTCAGATAAaaacaggttcctgttaatttataatgaacatctgtgttgtgatatttaaacaaactatccgtcaacaaggaaataaaagcctctcgtctacagaccggtctctagagagctccaactcatagcggtctgtgagcgtgactacccggctggCTGGCAGCGACTCCGGCaggcgctagctagctgtcacggcattttgtggagcttctaaactctgacaacggtggaacaaatgttcaattcgccatctaacttcgtaaaactgccgatattaaaaatctacacagttgatttctcgcctcaaaaactttcagaagtgaatttagtgatgaaagagctacaaaaaaatttaagaaacgagccgtttttggctgctgttgttgtaaccgtagcctgtagcggtccagcgctttgcattttgggatacagtaggcgaggtaaaCTGGTCTGATGCATAGgctactggagattttttccaaatctgtatgacatccgggtatttttggcatactggagattttgcttttgttcgcatactgcatactgcatactgcatagtGCATGCTGAATGCTACATGCTACATGctacatactacatgctacattttggccaaatcagtacatactactagtatagtatgcagttttgaatacagccttAGTGTTCATAAATTGCTCAAAATGTCTGCGAGAGAGCCCTTAAGGACTTGAtgatttgacagtgggacagtCCTAAACTCTCACAGACTTTGTGGTAATGCGCCTCAATGTCTTTGAGTTTGTTAGTGTGAACGTTGGGATTGAGCTCTTGTCAATAGCTTTCTATCTTGATCACTTCAGAAAATTcaatattcacatttacatTAGCCTACTTGCTCAGTCAATGGCATTTCACCGCATACTATTGATAAATAAGAAGTATTTGTCTGGATATCAAGTAGTGCATATTACAAACAATATGCAGTAACCTTGAAATATTTAGGAGAGCAAAAGTTTCAACCCTGTGCCAATTCTCTGCTTAATTTCCATTTCATCCTATTTCCATTTTGATTTATCCTGAATATACACTAGATGCAGTCTCACTTGCTTTTATTTCTTCATCCCTCTCCTGTCTGCAGCGTCTCAGATGGTCGTTGCAGACCTGACAGAACCTGAAAAACGGGCAGATGCTTTATCCAAACTAGGTCTGTGTTTTGGCATCGGTATAATAGCTGGGTCCACGTTGGGCGGCAATCTTAACACACGCTATGGGTAAGTTTCATTGTATGTGTGTTGTTGGAGTCTACATTGCAGCAGTGATGTGAAGGTAGGGTTAAATCAGGCAATTCAGTCTACAatgccgcatcgccctgttggggtttatttcacaacaatgacccgcttgctgtacattatctcgctTACTACGccgctacttactgaagaaatcaataatttgagacaaaaacggtcctccagagtccgacatcagagctgtgcccatagcaacggtctgttatacgtagcaacggtctgttatacgttatacgtagcaacggtctgttatcgtagcaacggtcttttacacataggtctgctatacataggtctgctataaagaaataacagaccgtagagcactgtaattgaccaatcagaatcaagtatccaacaaagccgtgtaataaaaaaattaatgtataagctataaaaagcaccaatgatCAAcagcaagaataaaataaaaactctatatacaagtcaagtgttctgtgcaaagaaataaatactgaatggacATACATGGACTGTAGGATTATGTACACTATATTCATGCAAAGATGTCTATATGCTGTACATACAGCATGCAGGATTTATATAGACAGTGACAGTGCATGAAGATATGTACAATGGTGAGAAAAATCCAGTCACCaagtcttaaaggtgcagtgtgtaggatctggcagcatctagtggtgaggttgcagattgcaaccaactgaaacttcttccCTGTGCCatgcgtgtcggagaactatggtggccgacgcgaaaacatgATGACgcaaatgtccctctctagagccaatgtttgttttgtccattttgggctactgtagaaacatggaggactccgtgaagaggagcagttccctatgtagataggCTCATTcaaagctaacgaaaacacaacgaatCTTAGTTTTTATACGCTAAAGAAAACGTACTTATTGATATTATCttccaatttctgccaatagatcccactaaatattacacactgttcctttaggAGTAGATTAAATGATTATGTGTAATGTTAAAGCGGTTGTTTCTAGTGAAGAGCCCAAAAAAACTCTTTACGGCCCACAACTTTATAGTTTTTATTCACTCTCAGCGCTGTCATCAACCTCATTTTcagctgcaacaggaaacacttTTCTCTGATTAACCCACCATACACTatctgcccagcaccaaacagcagacagacgaAGTTATGGCCTGGTAAGGTATAGAAAGCAGAACAttcagcagctaaagagactGATATTTCcatcaggagttggtggagaccaaaacagagctaaaaggagagtaaatAATGGACTTACATTAGTCGGGTGctgctccatgtctgctggGTGTGTCACTCTTTTCAAACCATGTCAacattgtgtttacagcttgttccgCTGCCCCCAATTGGACAAAAAATGAATTATAGTTACTTTAACTTGAACATGGAAATGCATTGAAAATGACGATGATAGACTTTGAAATGACTAAGTGGTATTTATGTGTATGTAGGgttataaatgtatatacagtattatatatattttacaccaaaaatgtccaaaatatgtGTCCACCTAACACTGCTTTCACTTTGTATTCCCCAGGGAGACATTTACTGCATGTTTTGGTGCTGCGGGGAGTGCCTTCAATTTACTGCTGGTTTTAAAGTTTATCCCAAAAACTACCAAATCTCAAGCTCCAAAAACCAACAAAGACGGTAAGACACACTTCCATCTGCTACACTAATGTTGTCAGCTGTTTGGGAATCTGTATAAAATGCTGATGTTATCAGGCTCGTGGCACACAGGCATTGGGAAGTACGAGTGAGCCGCTCATCCCTTTTTGCAGCCAAAATTAAAGTCAATATTTTTTAAGGtttattttaaatagtttttaagTTCTTTGGGGAAATATCAGGAATATTCAGGAAGAGAAAATATAGCTGCGTTTGTGAATGCCAAAATAGTCTTACTTTGATTACATATTTCAATAGGTACCATTCTTAACATAAGCAAAGTAACCTGGTGTATGCAGTTGGACTGCATTGGACTGCATACATTGGACTGCAtaaacaaccattcacacttgACCTCACTGGACAGTCATTCACACCTGGCATCAGCTGACTCTAACAACTCCAACGACCCATGTGGCAGCCATTCACACCTGGTATCAGCTGACTCTAACGACCCATAACTACAGTAGCCACACCTAGGAGTACCAATGTACTGAGTGGTTTCTATATTCCTGCTAACGACCCAACAGAGGTTGAATTCCTGGGTTCCCCTACCATTCAgccagaactgaagaagctttTCGGATGAGAAGAGAAACGTCTTCAAGAACCTAAAacaagtccagttgctgctgatttaacccttactcggataccatgacctggatgactgagaaccttcacaaacatATTAACGGATATGGTTTTTGTGCTTGGTTGCAAAATTTCAACGAAGCTGTACGTTACACCTAGATGTATGAAATTTGTTAGGCACATGTATCACATGTAGACTTAAAAAAAAGG
This window of the Sebastes fasciatus isolate fSebFas1 chromosome 2, fSebFas1.pri, whole genome shotgun sequence genome carries:
- the slc67a1 gene encoding solute carrier family 22 member 18, translated to MSGRGETTEEPSSRASAPSQANVTDQQKRKSILNVVYLITALDITWMFLQLSVTPYLARKLGFDTLWIGYLQTMVGVVQLIGGPVFGRFGDLFGARAALSLACSATVVFFLLLAIAESPAMLFIHKLPTVFMHALPASQMVVADLTEPEKRADALSKLGLCFGIGIIAGSTLGGNLNTRYGETFTACFGAAGSAFNLLLVLKFIPKTTKSQAPKTNKDGENKKKSIFNVGEITRLMKFPGVKRTLVVKIVAGLPSGIFQVMFSIIALDFFKLQPEQNGYLMAYFGIASMVVQGGVIGRLTGRYSENSLLLLSIAVSSLVGLAQAYMQNVFHFCLTVVPMMFSLSMFNVITDSMLTKSVPSSDTGTMMGLCSSVQCLTRTIGPTVGGFLYVNYGISSIGFLQFVVNIAVFVYLLQRRLKKTAEKQQ